The Camelus bactrianus isolate YW-2024 breed Bactrian camel chromosome 1, ASM4877302v1, whole genome shotgun sequence genome segment AGGCTGGTAAACTTGATGCGATGtccagaaagaaaacatgaacattCCAGAATAGATCGTTAAGGAGCTAATGACAAACACTTAAAAAAGATACGGACAGCAACTAAAAATAGTAGCATGAGGGCACCAAGAAGTTAGCGAATAGCGGCTGCCTTTCCTTTTTCCAGATAGAATTACTTATTGGCAAATAATGGCATATTATGGGCAGGTTTTTCCCAAGCTGTCTTCCTTGGAATGCTCATCCTCAAAAAAGGTGTTGAAAGATCTAATACGctaaaaatgttattaatatagaGGGTGACTTTTCTGAGAGGGAAAAGTGGGGTACCATCATTTCCAAGCACATCTGACTACCAGGCTCTTGCTTTGTGAAATGTCCGACAGCCACTCCTGGGACACTGCTGGGGCGGTGCTGTGCTTGGCACTGGCTGTCGATTTTAGCTGATACTAGACTTTGCCAAAGTCTTTCACGGTGACTTTGTGGATAATAAACCAAAATAGCGCATAACAGTCCACGATATTCAGATGGATGGGGGACCAGTAAGCAAGCAGTTGAGTAGTCTAAAGGAGGGTGTGTCCTAGACACACCAACAGTTTAAATAACAACCTGGTGAGGATCCTGAGGCTCTTCCCAGCAAATCAGATGGTGAGACAGAGCAAAACCGGGTGAGAAATATGTTCAGTGACAAAAACCAACATTCAGGAACTTGAAATGATGAATCAGTGTGATGGCAGCCCCGTGACCGCCTCAGAACTGCAGCCACACAGAAGATGAAAAGCTGTGCACTCTCGCCGGCGGGAATTCTTTACTCTCCGTTGTGTTTCTGTGGCCCCTTGTTCAGCGCCTTGCTTCCAGGAGGACCTCCGTGAACGCAAATGGCCAGGAGCAGACCTGCACCCGTGCATCCTTTCATGGTCTGAGCTGGCTGAGCCTCTGGATGTCTTTAAATAGCAAAAAGGCCTCTCATTTGTGTGCAGACATCCAGGCTACAAGTTTTTATCACCTCGTATGCAATTGCAATGCGTCTGTGTACAAATAATCAGGGTCCAGGCCAGCTGGTACCCTgcctttccctcttttcctccttcccttcctccttttgtgtgtgtgtgtgtgtgtgtgtgtgtttttaagaaaCACCAAGTGTTGGGGCACTCTGCCAGACGCTGCAATACACGTCATATGTGAGGGATGGTGATGAGGTCCTGGTGCCAGCATCCACGAGGGACCCAGAAAGCGGCTCGCTGAGGAGAGTGAGAGAGCCTCCGAACTCCCAAGCATCGTGTCTGGAAAAACTGGAGATGTGCAGCCTGGGAAGGGAAGGCTCCTGGGTGTGTGTGCCAGGGCGCGACCTTTGCTGGGTGGTCTTGggaggactgagacttgtttcaGGGAGCCCCAGGGGACAGAACCAGCACATTGGAGGGGGCCGCATGGAGGGGGACCTCAGCTCCCTGGGTAGAAGGACTTGCCTTTAGTCTCTTTGGTCTAAGAGTGAATGAGTTGCCTCAGAGGGTGGCGATCTCCCTCCCGGCATGAAGTAGTCAGTCATGGGGTTTTGGTGATGTCTCAGGAGCTTTCCAGCCCTGATAGTTGCTGGGAGTCTATAAAGCTCTGAGGGACGCTCAGAGAGGGGGAGCTGCGGATGGTGCATCTTAAGACTCACCATCATTGGTTGTTTGTTCACAGACCAGCTCACTCCATTGCCCCGTTTTGTTCCGATCAGGAAGAAATCCTTGAACTTGAACACAGTAAGTTGTCCATGACTCAAGATTTCGGAGGACTTCAAAGTCGTACTGACAAGTAATTGTATACTATAATGGAGACAAAAATAAGAACATGCCTCAGCAGTAAAGGGGCaccatcttttctttccttccccaacACTCACCAGTTCTAATCTTCACTTCAGGAAGCAGGTGCTCCTCCCAGTTTATGTCAGGGCACCCTGATACCATTCTAAGGGAGAGGCAAGGACTGACAGTCCTCACAAACCATCTCATTTCCTGAATTCTCTAGTTTAGATGACATACAAACCATCttactttctttgttttgttttgtttttggagggggaagggggatgtaattaggtttctttatgtattttttaattaattttttattttattttttagtggaggtactaggaattgaacccaggaccttgtgcatgctaagcctgcactctattgctgagctgtaccctcccccatgtctacttcccttaaaaaaaaaaaaaagataaagcagcTGAATGGGTTGAATTTCATCCTCCTaatattcatatgttgaagccctaacccctggTACCTTAGAAGATGACTTGGTTGGAtagagggtctttgcagatgtaatcaaggtAAACAAAGTCAGCAGTGGGGGGCCcaatccagtctgactggtgtccttgtaagaagaggagatttgGACGCAGACATGCACACAGAGTACCACATAAAGATGAAGGCAGGGGTCAGGGTGATGCCTCTGTAAGCGAAGGACCCAAAGATGGCCAGTAGCTACCAGCAGCCTGGACCAGATCCTTCCTCATGGTcttcagaaggaaccaatccCACAGACACCTTatcttggactcccagcctcTAGAACCTCGAGATAGTACACTTCTGTTGCTGCAGCCGCCCAGTTCAGTGCACTTTGTTTCAGCAGCTAGCAGGCACACAGACACCTACAGCAAGACTCAACATGATTTTCTAAGTTGAGATCATGTTTTCCTCGGAACCACTTCTCCACTCATGCAGCTGGGCTGCCCTCCCCCAGGGCTCACCTCTCCTCGAGGGCACACGCCACAGCCTGCCTCCGGTGGGGATATCCTGGACTCATCGTAGCTTGATTGGAATAGCATAATTGGTATCATTAATTGATGACATATTTCTGAATTTGAGAAACCAAGATAGTTTCCggcaaaataaaggaaattaaaagagtACGTACGGCCTGTATTTCCAGCATGGTCATAATTTCCTTACAGAAGGGTCTTATGTAAAATTTGTTATGTGAATAGGAACTTCACAGTAAGTGAGCGCAGACTCCTTTTTCACTTTGGTAATTGGTTATTCTTCTTTGGGCCGTTGGGCTTGCTGACCTCTTATCTCTAGTCCTTTACTGTATGAGAAGCTAAGCTCACTGAGGTCAAGAACTGGATCATACTCATAGAAAACATGCAGAGCACAGTATAACTTCTAATAATGAAAAACAGAAGTAAGAactacctctcccctcccccagctgtcaTTTCTAGAAATCCAATACCTCTAGCACCTTACAGTGCAATTTTTTCAGGACTAACCTCAGAGGCTGATGCTCAAGAGGCAGACAGGGAAGAGAGTGGCGCAGATGTGAGGGGGCCTGCTCAAGTCCCCTCCGCCTGCTTTTCTAGCCTTCCTTCACTTCTGGACAACTGCTGGTTGCATCTTCTCACTTTCTCCcttcaggaagaaacagaatttcCAAAAGCCTTTTATGTTTTCAGCTCAGGGACCTACTAGGGTACCTGCTCAGGGACAGACACCTGCATGCGAAAAGGGAACCACAGTGCCTTATGGCTGCTGCAATAGAATGACACAGACTGGTGGGCTGGGTGGCTTATCAACAactgacatttatttctcatggttccaGAGGCcgggaggtccaagatcaaggaatGGGCAGATCTGGTGTCTGAGGAGGACCTGCTTCCTGGTCTGTAGCTGGATCTTCTTGCTGAGTCCTCACAACGTGGAAGGGATGAGGGAGGGAGCCCTCTGGGGTCTCTtctgtaagggcactaatcccgttCACGAGGGCaacaccctcatgacctaatcatctcccaaaggccccacctcctgataCCACAAAATTGGAGATTAGGTTTCAACACATGAATCTGTGGGGTGGGTGTGGCGGGTtgagggaacacaaacattcagtccatagcacatACGAACTGCTAAAGGTAACACCGCAGGCACCTGTGAGGGGGGCGCTGGGGAGCACGCAGCCTTTCCAATGCTCTGCATGTCACGCCAGAGCGTTCCACACAGCCAGGTTGAGTGATGGGACAAATGTGCAACCAGATGCCTATCCTGTGGGCAGATTCTAGATAAGAAGCTAAAGATAGGCTGGGTTTTGCATTTTGCGCCTGTGGGAGGCGGCACTCAGGCATGGTAACTGTGGAAGGGGATCCTTAATCATAGTAGGAGTTATCTTTGCATCCCAGAGTTTAGCAGGGACAACTGCATGCAATAAGTGACCATAAAGCTCATCATTCTGTATTGCTTCCTTGGCCTGCATTTCCTGGGGTCTTGACTATGAGGAAAGTCATCTTATCTGTGAAGGCAGATATCCTGTATCATTCaatgaagcattaaaaaaattgaaatatagttgatatacaatatcttatgagtttcaggtgtacaacatagtgatccaACATTTATTTATGTTATGAATTGATCACAATGGAGCATTTCTGGGGGGGAAAATTCACTTGAGATTTCTTTGGGCTAtacagtgtatatatataaatttaattatatcaTTCCTCAGATAATACACATGGGTGACCCTTTCCTCCCAGATCCTTGAGAATTACTGATAAGATCAACATTTAATGTAGAGAAGACAGCATATAACTTAACTTATGTAACATACATGTAAGTCATTTTAGGCCCACAAATGGCCTTCAGCCCAGAAACACTAAGTATAAGAATTAAACTTGACCAAAGAGGAATGATTATAGCCTTAACATATCTACATAACGGGAAGGAAACCTCACATATTGACCACATACATTGTTCAGACGATGggacaagttaatttttttcactgtgtcATTAAATTccataacaaccctatgaagtaggttaTTATCCCCGCTTTATTCATGAAGTAGGTTACAAGCCCATTTTGCAGACGTGACAAGCTGAGGTCAAGAATCAGAGTCACACAGTGGCAGGGGCAAAGTTCCAACTGGGTCTTTCCACCTCTAgccccatttttttttatatatttattttttccttaacagaggcactgcaGATTGAACTCAGGCCCTCGTGCGCatcaagcatgcactctaccactgagctatagcccccACCTGctggtccattttttttttaaaggaattgtcCCCTAAAGAGGAGGAAAGCAATGGGAAAAGATGGGGTCAGTCAGGTAAAAGGTGACATCATTTATCCAGGGCTGTGGTGGCCCTGACCATGGACTTGACTATTCCATGGGGTACGTGGGACCTGGGGGTTCACACCATGAAACAGTAGTCATTCACTGATCACTgacacagctgactccaagttaTCCCAGCCAACTGGTGAGTCAGCTCTGCCTTTTCTGGCAACTTCCCTTTGGGGAAAGGAAGGCCAGCCCTCCCTGCACCAGCAGCCAGGAAGTCTGCTCTTTGCATTTCCCTTGTGGCCTGGAAAGCGTGACCTGACATACAGGTCGGGTCATCCCTCAAGTGGGAAGCTTCTAAAGCTCAAAGGACTAGGCCTGAGATCCTCTGGACCATAAGGTGCTGCCATCTGGCGAAACCTCCCTCCATTGTCATGGCCTCAGATCAACACTGAGTAAGGCAGGGAGCTTACATCTGACATGCATATGATTCACCCAGCTTACCTTTTCATCAGATCCATTTTTCCAGTATTGCACATGATAAGCCCATGAGTTATAAATATTCCTCATAGTCCATGTTTCAGGTTCTTTCTCAATTTTGGGGGCTAAGAAACGCAGATGTAAAGAATTAGCAAGCCCTTCTACTTGCATTCCAGGAGGTCCAATAATAGCTAAGTATGAGAACACAACAAAATGACAAtcaaaattcacatgttaaaaaaaatcaacacttaTCTTCTGCAACTGGGCAGACCAACTGGTCTACTGAAGCACTCTGCCCTTTGAGACACTGTTGCAGAGACACTGACTGATGTGGTTAAGAAGGATAGTTGgattttgcttcttaaaaaaaaaaactaatcttTTAACTGTTGCCTTTATTAATCAGGTTTAGTTCATTTATGTTTAGTGTAATTTCTGATTTGGAATTATTCCAACTACATTACTTTGTGTGTTCTGTAAAGACTGCTTTTTGGGGGGCTtgttcctctccttttctttctgttgggttgaattttctttatttcctttactgAGTTGGAAGCGACAGATGGCATTTCTATTATCTTTAGTGTTGAACATATATAATTAACCATACACATTTTCCTACAAGGTCTGAAGCTGCTCCTTTCCCAAAAGCTCTTTTACTAGATATTTCCATGATGTCCCATGGGTCTCTGGTCAActgccacctcctcagagaggactGTCCCTCACCACTCCATGTAAAGAGCAGCTCCTATCTctctccctgccaggtacctccTTTATTTTCTAGAGAGCCACAGTCACTATCATAAAATACATAACTGTTTGTTGATTATCTGTCTTCCCCATTAGAATGTGTGTCCCACCAGGGCAGGGGtttttgtcttgttcactgttgtaGCTTCAGCACTACGAATATGACTGtaacgtagtaggtgctcaataataaCTGTGGACTGAATCGTAAGTGGCTCTGGGCCACTGTTCTGTTTGTGTTATAGCCTGTATTCTTCTCTGGCTGCTGTGACACTTTGGGGGCTGCTAATGGGTCTGCTTCTGGCATTCTACCCCATTTCTAATCTGCTGATGGCTGAAAACCAGATAAGAAAACCTATTAGATATTTTTTCTGAAGCAAGTATAAACAGGTTCCACATGACAtcttgaagcactttcccatcaTGTAAACTTCAAGAGGCAAACAGCCAACGTGGGGCAGTTGTTGCTAACAGCACAGATGGGGGAGCCTGGGCCTGAATCCTTGCGCTGCCATCTGATACCTGAGTGACCTTGGGGCAAACTGCTTATCTATCCAGTATCAGTTTCTAAAGAGAACTTCCATAGAATGGCCCTCAAACAGGATTTGGAACCAGTAAGGAACTGGTAAGTCAGTTCAATTGTTAAGCTGTTTGTATTTTCAAATGTTCGTTTTTTCTTAGTATCTATCAAGAGACTTTTAGAAAAGATAACATCACTTTGATAGTTTCTGACTCCAAAaataagatagtttttttttgtcCAAGCCTGGGACAAAATTAGGAATGGGCAGATATTCTAGCCACATTCCCTACCATGGAGAGGGAAATTGGGGGAGCCCTGAGGGTCCGAGCAGGGGCGTGGTTAGGATAAAGACCCCTCCCTACGTGGACAATCCTCCTGATGCGTCTGTCTGCTCTTTGGAGGGCTGTACTTGAGTCTTATTAATGAGATTCTTATCCTCTTTATTCTCTCAATTGCTAAATGGTGTTTTAGTTTTCAGTTCCTGATATTCTAATGATGTTTATCTCATGGCCTCTGGTGGGTCCCCAGGACCCTCCAGATCTAACCCTGGAACATTCTTTTTGATGCCTACTGGCCAGCCTGACCCAACCCACCTGCCATCAGCTGTGCCCATTCCTCTGGCCTTCATGCCGGGCAAGCTGGCTGTCTGATCTGCTCTTTCTGTCTCAACACCTGCCTAAAATCAATCTTCATTCTTCTGTCTATTGTGTCACATTTCTTTAAGTCATGATTCCAAACTGCCTTCCTTGTAGAAAATTCACCACACTAATCCTTCCAATGTTTCTCATCAACAGCACTGGAcccaactcatttttttttctttttaatggagtaccagggattgaacccaggaccttgtacatgctaagcatgcgctctaccactgagctatacccacaaaGCCCCAACTTGTTTTTATTCTCAAGGCATTCAAGttatcaaatttcttttcttttttgcagggggcgggggtgggcaattaggtttatttatttatttctagaggaggtactgggactgaatccaggacctcctgcatgctaagcatgcgctctaccacttgagctataccctccccaactcaAATTTCTATTTAATTATCTTATTGACTTATGCCTATCCTTTCCTATCTCCACAAACTTCTTCAAGGCCACAGCCCTCTTTATCATATCCCCTAAGTTCGATGTGCAAGGCCATTCACTTTGTGGGCAAAGAATTCTTGCTGATGGGACACCCAAGGGGGAAACAACCAAGGCAAGATGACattacaacaaaataaaaaccatcgTGGCTTACTGTCATCCACAGGACAGAAGGTGATGTTTATCCAGTCTGAATGCTCATCTGCAAATTCAGCCCTGACTCTCAAGGTGTGGTCACCATACTTGGAAAGACTTGAGAAGTCACATTCCGTCAAGACAGTACTCGTGCATACATCTTGGAATTTCCTATAactagaaaatcagaaaaaaatcatgagaGTTCTAACCTGAGTCTCTGAGGCTGCCTGGTGGTTTATTCTTCCTGCTACTGAAGATTACCAGAGGGTAATGAGAAAATAAGGCAAATTCTTAATCATCAATTTTTATGAAGAGTATGTATCACTTATACGAGCTTTTTCCAAACCGTGCCTCATGGGATCTTAATGATCCTTGAGGTAtcataaacatttcaaaaataatccATCCCAATGCTCAACCAGTTCAGGGCAAAAACTGGGTGAGATATAAATAAGTGTCTGTTTTTACAACAGAACTTCTCAGAGACGTTCCTATCCTGATGAGCACGCGTCTTTCCAAAAAGGGGTTGTGTATGCAACATATTTGACCAAAAGCTTCCTTCTTTGATTATATATTTCTGAAAACTGTGGGACTTGGTTTGTGAAATGTTGATATACACAGATTAGCCAAAATAAGTATATCACAACGATTTCAAAAATGTCCTTTAAGTGACTCTTGTTCAATTACGctggaaaaaattataaaacaaccTGTTGATCTCAGATCTCCAGCCCTGACACCAATCACCAAAGGGAGAGCATGAAGTGGAAGAAAAGGGCTGCTTGCAAACACCTACCAGGTGCGTGCAAcctaatttcacagcaggaggtATAATTAGCTCCGCCCAACTTCAGGAAATGCAGGTTCTTGCCTTGCAAAAAGTGAGAATTTTGTCTGCTTGACACCTTCCTATCTCGGTGCCAAAACCAATCTCACTGCCCTCAGAGGCGACAAAAAAGGTGGTGGTGATAAAAGTAACAGCCAACACTTGATAAGCACTTAGGTGTCAGGCAGGGCTGTTTTATCAATATTATCTCATTGCATTTTCACAACCCAGGAGGGCAGAACTGACATCACTCCTATTTTGTAGATGCGGTGCAGGCGTGGAGAGAAATCTGCCCCATGGAACCCAGGTCTGCTTAACTTTAGACTCCACTGTCTCGGGCTCCACCCCACACTCCACTGCACTCTTAGCAGGCAGAGATAACTCGGCTCAGACTATTTTACtatcttgcttttttcacttaatataccACAAACATTTCTCTAATCAATCAACTCTTTATGGCTGCCGAACATCTCATCAATTGGGAAAATCCAGGGGTCATTTCATTAAGGGGGTTTCTCACTGGTGGACATTTCCTTCCATGTATTTAAACTAATGCATCAATTGGCTGGAACACGGAGTACTTCGAGAGTTGTTTTGCAATAATGTCTCTTTCACTgggtcatttttaaattatatttaaaaatatttttcttcccattAAGCAGGTAATATGATCCATTCCCCATATTTATATCTAATTATTTTAGATGTTTACACATTAAAAACCACCATGACATCATCTTCTCTGGCCATCCCTACCCAATGCACACGTACAACAGAGTTTGTGCTATGCGGCAGCTCAGGTTAAATTCTAAACAAAGCTTTTCCAGAGGCATAGAAGGGTAAATTGGATTTTTCAGGATCAAATTTCTTCCACACCCAGCACATGCCATGCTCAGTCTGCACATCTACTGAGAAGACTGGGAACCCACACATTCACTCTTGGTTACCAGTTACTGGGGAGTCACTGGGAACATTTACCTAACAGACTTACACCCCAAACCAAACACGTCTACTCCAATGGCAAAGAAGCAAAGAacagaacaacaaaaaataaactacagggagagagacagggaagttAATTTTCCATAATGAAATCCCTAGAGCTATCAAGACAGAGTGGAGAAAACAGAGATGAGATTATAAAACCGATCAGTGCTAGAAAATATATTGCAGGAGAAAAAGAAGTCTCAGAATGCCCCTTCTTAAGCCCTTGGGAAAACTGACAAAAACTGGAATATAGACTTAGATTAAAGTATTGTATCATTGGTAAGGCTGCCAAATCTTGACAACTGTACTGCAGTGATGTAACAGGTTATCCTTGCCTTTATGAAATACACAATGAAATTTTAAGAGGCTAAAGGCATTATGTATGAGAGAAATGGGGAGACAAAATGTGGAGAACCTTAAAAATTGGTGAATCTGGATACAAGCTATTTGGAAGTGCTTTGTATTATActtgaaatttttgaaatgttttgttAGCTTAGAATTATTTTGAACTAACAAGTTTAAAAGAATGTAAACAAGGATTCTCTTACTTATCTTTCTACTTCTTAGggtaaccctaaccctaacccttaatAGAAATTGGTAAGAGGCTAGATAAGAAATTCAGGCAAGGTTTTATTGAGACTCACAGCATAAAGGAGCTAAAACAAGTAACAGGTTCCCTTGCTTGCTCCCTGAGGTGGGGGtgagctggtcccttaaatggggtgagggcaggggcaggtCCAGGGAtcaggctggaggggtggcttaggtggtccACCTACCctcttggtggtgctgtgtgcagggatcacaTGCAGCTGCCTGCTTTaagtggcagttgggtttttggtctttttgtatcttgttatTCATAATGTGCCCCAACTGCACATGCATGCaattatttttagtcccttatggtttctttgtattttgttgctCTAGGAGATGTTTGCCCTCGTGCAAGCACTGCAGCCCTGGGTCCCACATCCCAGGAGCCAGCCTGTCTCACTTTGACTTAGCAGGCCTTGGATATGTTTGTAAAATGAAGGCCGCGTGAGGAGTGTGGCATTAATGGCATCCGAGACCCATACTTCCTCTCTCCTCACTGAAGGAGCTGTCTGCCTTTGTATGTTTCTGAGTCACACTGGAAGCAGGTGTGTGGCTCATTGGCCTTTGGCCACCTGTTGCTGTTTGCACCTGGCACAAAGGGGCGTCACCTGCAGTCCAGCCTGGGGTGTATGGTGGCAGGCTGCCAAAGGACGGCTGGCACAGGGAAAAACCGACAGGCAGGGAAGGTACTAGGAGATCAGAGCGGAGGTCATCATTGTGGGTGACACTCAGCCTTCCTTTGTAAGCCTCTGCTGTCTTCACAGAGCTTTTGACAGCCAGTGGCTGTCTTACATGCAGTCTCAGGACAGAGCCTTGGAGTAACTGAGCCCCGACTATGCACACTGTCTGCACCACCCTGCACTGGGGCACCCAGGTTATAACCTACTGGAGGGGGTGGGTGGTAAGCTAGCAAGAGGCTTCTGGGCTTCTTTGCATACCTCAGTTTTCTTGGAGAGCATCCACTTGTAAATTGCTGACTTCCAGCAATACTACTTTAAGTACTTGGAAGATGGTAAtctatggcatttttctcttaaGAAACATCAATTGTGACAAACTCAGTATGCTCGCAATGTAGTAGGTTACCACCGTGGCTGATGACACCCATGTCTACATGataaaatgtctatttttcaGTGGCCCTGCAATGATCACACCATGAACTAtcacaagaaaaaggaaaaaggatttTACTTGTCTGTTTTCAGAGGACAGAGTTTTCACAAGAATTTTAGGGCCAAAAAGAAAGAGGACCAGGAAAAAGGCTTCCCGTAGGCTACCATGGTTATGGAGGTGACAGCAGTCAGACTCTCCTCTGTGGTCTGGCCCAGTGACCAGCCCAGGGCCACCACCCTCTGGTGCCTTCCTGCCTAGAGTGCCCTCGACTTACCTTTGGTACTGAGCTGTGAAAGTCAGATTCCCCTTGGGAAAAGCAGGTGACTCCCACTGTAGAATGTTCTTGAAATTAACTGAATTCATTCTGACGTTTTCAGGAGGTGGCACCATTCCTAATGCTGTAAAAACAAAGGGTAAAAGTTGACAACTTTTTTCCTCAAAAAGGTTGTCCAAGGAAATAACCATATCCAATACTTGGGCTTCCCCTATGGCTCCAAGTCTTCGAATGGGTATGTGGGTGAGGGACAGACAAGCTTTAACTGTGCTGAAGTCTGGATTTTATTTGAAGAGGGTTGGCGGGGAGGGTGGAAAGCAAGAGTGAAGTGGGGATGGATGAGGGTGATCTGGATTTGGTTGGTGGGAGAAGATGTGAGGGGGTGGGTAGATGGATTTTAGATATATTCCCAGAGGTATAGAACTCTAGAATTCCTGATACACCTGGAGTGAAGAAGTAAAAGTTAGTATCCATTCCTGACTTAAGCACCTGATGCCCTGACTGGGGCTGGGAATAGGGAAACCAAGAGTCCCATTGTAGGATCTGCATTAGGTTTGAGATGCTGAAGGATGTCCAAGTGGGAATGTCAGAGGCAGACGGATGATGGAGCCTGGAGAACAGAGGACAGATTTACACTAGAgacagaaatcatttttaaatttttaaatagaaagtgtcaaacatacacaaaaggagagagaagaatatAATAAACCACCATGAGCTCATCACCTAACTAGTGCCAACAGTGATAAAAATGTGAGGCAAGAGCACGTAGCTAGTATTTAATGCCAGAGTTCGGCTGACACTTCCCAAAGGGATAGTgtaggggaaggaaaggagagggctCCGACATGAACTTGGCGCTATGGCGACCTGGTACAGGTGGAGCACCCTAGGTAGAAACAGCCTGATAGGTAGAAGGAACACCCCAGAGGTATCCTGGAAGGCCAGGGATAAGTTCatcagaaaggaaggaggggaccATCTTGTTTGAACCTGGGCAGGCAATTTAGGGCAGGACAAAAGGGTTTCACTTGATTTAGAACTCAGAAGCCACAGGGCTGTAGAGTTGAGGAGCAGAATTCAGATCTTGGGATGCTGAGGGCTGAATGGGAGGCCTGCCCAGGTACCTAGTCACTTTCAGTGTGCCTACGGGGTCCGCTCAAGGGGTCCAGGCGTCGTAGTCAGCCTCCGAGTCCCCGAGGGTACATCGGGTCGAGAAGCCGCACCACGGCGGGTCAGGGTCCCCGCGCAGGCTTGGGGAGGCGCCGGTACACGCCGTCGAGCCGCCGCCCTGGAGACCTCCCGGTGCCCCCTCCCCGCAGGCCCCTCACCTGACACTAGGAGGCAGCCGCCCAGCCAGCTCTGGAGGCTCCGCGCCATGGTCTCGCCGGGAGCCCGGGAGGGCGCTCGGGGGCCCGCCGGCAGCCGCGGGGCACCGGAGCACACGCCCCCGCGCCCGCGTCCACGCCCGGGAGATTCGGCCTGCCCCGCCCCGAGGCTGCTTCCgggaaggggcggggcggggcggggcgacacgagcccccgcccctgcctcgggc includes the following:
- the IL10RB gene encoding interleukin-10 receptor subunit beta isoform X4 — translated: MARSLQSWLGGCLLVSALGMVPPPENVRMNSVNFKNILQWESPAFPKGNLTFTAQYQSYRKFQDVCTSTVLTECDFSSLSKYGDHTLRVRAEFADEHSDWINITFCPVDDTIIGPPGMQVEGLANSLHLRFLAPKIEKEPETWTMRNIYNSWAYHVQYWKNGSDEKYTITCQYDFEVLRNLESWTTYCVQVQGFLPDRNKTGQWSELVCEQTTNDDIQRLSQLRP
- the IL10RB gene encoding interleukin-10 receptor subunit beta isoform X3, with product MARSLQSWLGGCLLVSALGMVPPPENVRMNSVNFKNILQWESPAFPKGNLTFTAQYQSYRKFQDVCTSTVLTECDFSSLSKYGDHTLRVRAEFADEHSDWINITFCPVDDTIIGPPGMQVEGLANSLHLRFLAPKIEKEPETWTMRNIYNSWAYHVQYWKNGSDEKYTITCQYDFEVLRNLESWTTYCVQVQGFLPDRNKTGQWSELVCEQTTNDVFGPSSSQHTSLILLPTV
- the IL10RB gene encoding interleukin-10 receptor subunit beta isoform X1, translating into MARSLQSWLGGCLLVSALGMVPPPENVRMNSVNFKNILQWESPAFPKGNLTFTAQYQSYRKFQDVCTSTVLTECDFSSLSKYGDHTLRVRAEFADEHSDWINITFCPVDDTIIGPPGMQVEGLANSLHLRFLAPKIEKEPETWTMRNIYNSWAYHVQYWKNGSDEKYTITCQYDFEVLRNLESWTTYCVQVQGFLPDRNKTGQWSELVCEQTTNDETTPSWLVAGVLAASVCAAFLLLLGCLASLRCLYRKARYAFSPRYSFPQHLKEFLGHPHHSTLLSFSFLLSDENEVFDKLSVITEVSESHRQNPGASCSLRIQSGQGPFELVSEEGPHSAGHGDPLLLTSASEGDQSNTQTRTETT
- the IL10RB gene encoding interleukin-10 receptor subunit beta isoform X2; the protein is MARSLQSWLGGCLLVSALGMVPPPENVRMNSVNFKNILQWESPAFPKGNLTFTAQYQSYRKFQDVCTSTVLTECDFSSLSKYGDHTLRVRAEFADEHSDWINITFCPVDDTPKIEKEPETWTMRNIYNSWAYHVQYWKNGSDEKYTITCQYDFEVLRNLESWTTYCVQVQGFLPDRNKTGQWSELVCEQTTNDETTPSWLVAGVLAASVCAAFLLLLGCLASLRCLYRKARYAFSPRYSFPQHLKEFLGHPHHSTLLSFSFLLSDENEVFDKLSVITEVSESHRQNPGASCSLRIQSGQGPFELVSEEGPHSAGHGDPLLLTSASEGDQSNTQTRTETT